In the Pedobacter cryoconitis genome, CTTAAAATAGCTCCTTTTTACTAAAGAATCTGTGGTAAGCTGATGCCCCTTAGTATCAGTATATTCTCCCCGCAGCCCAGCCTGGATACTGAATTTTCCAATATCCTTTTTCAAATTGACATAACCGGCCTGAATTTGTTCCTTATAAATAAAATCATTGCTTGTCGAGTGATCAGGAACGTATGTCCCATTTTGTAAGGTATCATACTTCAGGTTATTTACCATACGTACCACACTTCCTTTCCAGCCAGCTTCCAGTTTTCCCAGTTTACCGGCAGGCAGTACATAATCAATCTTCCCTACATAAATATCATTGTCTGAAGGAAGATCACCAATTCTTGATTTTAATGCAGGCAGGAACAGCTGCTGTGTCCCCATAAACCGCGTATCCAGCTGCTGATCCATTTTAGAAAAGTGAGAAACATAATCTATGTCCGCTGTTAATTCATGTCCTTTATCATTAAAAAGGTGCTTATAATTAATGTTATAAAGCATATCAGTCCACCTTTCCTTACCAATAGTATTCGTATGGGCGTCCCATATTACATCACCTGTTTCATTATTGTATAACCGGTTCCGCGTAGGCTTGACAGCTGGATATTTACCAACCCCTCCATTTACCATGAAACCTAAAGTATTTTTCTCATTCAAAAACAGCTCCATTCCTGCCTGGAAATTATGCGAGCGTAATTTTGCTTTTTCATCCATTCGCTGAACCGAACTGCTGTAGGGAATTTTTCCTGCCCCCATACCATCCCGGTAAAAATCTCTTTTCACATCATCAGAACCCTTTAAATCCTGGTAGAAATAATTATAATTCCCAAAAAAGCTCACCTTTTCCGTCCGGTAATTCAGGCTTGTACCTCCACCTAAGCGAGCCAACCTTCCGGCACCACCATTCGCAGAGACAGTCCCATTTAAACCTGCTTTTGTCTGTTTCTTTAAAATAATATTAACGATCCCACCATTGCCCGCAGCATCATATTTAGAAGAGGGGCTAGCCATAATTTCAATTCTGGAAATCGTGTTTGACGCAGTTCCTCTCAATAAATTTGCCAGCTGATTTCCTGAAAGGTAAGTAGGCTTGCCGTTAATCATCACCATAGTGCCAGGTCTGCCCTTTAAACTAAGTTCACCGCTCTCACTCATGGTTACACCTGGAGCCTTATTCAACAACGCTAAGGCTGTTCCTCCTTCGGCCATGACACTATTTTCTACATTCATAACCATCCGGTCAAGCTGTTGTACGATGGTCGCTTTATTCGCTTTAATTTCTACCGTATTTAGTGACATCTGTTCAGCAACCAGCCGGATACGTCCCAGGTTAAAAACCAGTTCAGTACCGTTTAACTCCAGAGGCCCACTCTTATAATGCTGATAGCCAATAAAACTGATCTTCACAAAATATTTACCCTTGGGAACATTAGAAAGGTTAAAATGACCAGCGGAATCACTCACGACAGCTTTAACCTTTGTTGAATCGGCTGCACTCAGCAAAAAAATCCCCGCATAATTTACCGGTTTTTGATGCTCGTCCGTTAAATGGCCTCTCACCTGATGCGTCTGCGCATTTAACTGAGTAAACAGGAAGAAACTGATTAGAGTCAGGATTATTTTCATGCCGTTGTTATTTTATTTTTTTTCGTTTTTTTCCTTTTACCCCACCACACATAGAATCCTGTGATAGGTAAACTAGCGCAAATCAGGCTGGTTATAAAAGCTATAATTTTTGTGAAGAGTCCACCAATCGCACCAACATGCAACGCATAATTGGACTTGCGTAGCCAGTCTGCAAAAGCAAGCTCTGACAATCTTTTTCCGGAGGAAGGCAATGCCTCCAGCGTAACAGGGTCAAAATAAAGATCTCTCCAACTACCGTTATGCATATCTGTGCAGGCATAAATCGCCTCATCGTCATGATCAGGAATAGAAACTATAATGGAATTCTTTTCATGGACAGCGATCTCTTTTCTTACTTTGTACCAGACCTTATCCGAACTGTAAACGATTGGATCTGGTGGCGGAATTATTTTAATTTCCTGCTGTTTAACTCTTTTGGCCATACTTCCGCCACTCAACCAATAGACACTTTTCGAAAACCACGAAAAGCTCATTATCAATCCCGTACAGGCTAGTACAACAGCGATTAACAGCGAATAAAATCCCAATACATTATGCAGATCATAGTTGAGCCTTTTGAATTTTGCATCCCACTTTATCTTAAAGCTCCTGTTGAAATTCGTTTTGCTCCACTTTTTCGGATACCATAAAATTAATCCGCTGATCAGCAGCAGGAAGAAAATAAAAGTTCCCCAGCCAACAACAGCCTTACCAACTTTTCTTCCCATCCAAAAATTCCGGTGTCCTTCATCCATGAAATGGAAAAAAGCATCATGATCAGCCACAGCCAGCACCTCACCACTAAAAGGATTCATATAAACTGTAGAATCAGAATTAATAGTTACCTGTGCAGATTTATCTAACCCATGATACCAGATACTTTCTGCTTTTTTGCCTGGTAAAGCTTTCGCTAAACGTTCAGCCAGCTGAGAAGGAGGAAGGTACCTGCTTTCCACTTCCGGCTTTACGGTCAAATACGGATACAGCAGGTTATTTATTTCCTGCTCAAACACTAAAATGCAGCCCGTAAGACTAACAATAACGACAATAATACCCGAAGCAAGCCCTAGCCACAGATGGAGCCAGGCATTGATTTTTTTGAACATCAGTAAGGAATAAAAATGGGCCGCTTACTCTTGGTCATACGGCCCAACAAAACACAATATTTTAATAAGTTAATTTCGATATGGCAGTTACACCAGCTGCACCTTCAATATGAGCACCCCTTGTTACCGTTCCATTGTCTGAATTAATAATGTATACATAATATTCACCTGCATTATCCTCCATTACATAATTGATTGTTTTACCATCTGGTTCAGCATAAACGATTAGCTTAAATCCACCAAATTCATGTACAGGAACTCCTGGCACCGGGGTAATCGTATTGTTAAATACATCAGCAATAATCATCTTGATTTTTCCACCAGTCGCTTTGGCATCCGTATAAACTGCCATCAGGAATTTACCCTTGCCAATATATTCACCTCTGCAGATTTTTGTGCCTACAGCAGCCTCAATATTAAAGAAATAAGATTTATCGAATTGTTCCGCTCCTTTTTTGATACGGACAATACCAGATGGTTTTGTCGATGTTCTCTGTTCACCATCACCCATTGCAGTAGACCATCCGTAAGTATCACCATTCTCGATTTGCTGAAGACCTTGCTGACTGCTCCAGTCTCCAATAAAGCCAGTGCGATCATCTGAAATTGTTTTTTCGTATTTAAGCTCAGGATAACTGAAAACAGCCACCCATGTACTATCTAAACTACCATATTCACCTTCATACACTCTGCCACCAGGAGTATGTTTGAACTTATAATAAGGAATATATAGCTTGTTGTTTACTTCAAACAAACCTGTCCAGACGGCATTAAAGCCCGTTCCTGTTATTTTCTTTAAATCGGTTGTACTTCTTCCTGCAAGCTGGAGATTAACTGCATCAAAACGGTATAATTCACCCACACCACTTGAACGCGGATCACCACCACCTACCCAGAAATCATTCCCGACTTTACCAGATATACCTGTGCGGAAGGTTGTTACTGCTCTTCCGGCTTCAAATATTTTACCTTGTTCATTCAGACGAAATGGTCTTACAAGCCCTTGCTCATTGTAAGCCTGCGCAAATACGGTATTATTCTGAACGATAAAAGACCAGGCATCTACCTCTACACCATTATTGGTTGATGAAACTCCCCCTTTAGTGATATCATCTGTACTTACGATATAGGTTGCAGCACCTTCACCCTTGCCAGTGTAAACAAATACATATTTTGAGCGACCTGTCTTTCCTGGATCTACAGGAGCATCCGGAGTTGTATTCTTGCTGCAAGCACTTAATAGTACAGCCATCCCTAACATGCCTGTCATTAAAAAATTAGTAGTCTTTTTCATTGTTATATAGTTTGTTTTTTAATTTTGATGAAGCTATGCTGTGCTACCCGATTTTGTTCATTTCGTTTTGTATTCTGCTGCACATGATGGTTTCATTGTTATATTTATTTAATTATTAAAAGCTGATTTAAACGTTGCCCCTGATCAGAGACCTCTTTTTTTAGAAAAATAATAACGAAGCTTTAGGTTAAAAGCACGGCTGGGCTTTTGCAAAGCATAATTATCAAACAGCTGAGCATCAGTCAAATTCAGACATTCTACTGCGATATTATATTTCCCACCAGCCATTGCATAGATGATATTGACATCATGTGCCCACTGGGTCGGAACAACCATTTTTGTCTCTTTAGATCCTTGTCCTGGCCAGTACAGGTAAAATTTGTTAACAAATAATACATTATAGCCTACAGTAAGCTGGTTACCTTTTTTCAGGACATCATTGAAATAAAAGCTGCCGTTTGCATTTCCAAAAAGGTAGGGAGTATTAGGAATACGATCTCTGTAAATGACACTCCTAGTGGTCGAAAGTCCACCTGAAATCAGCCTGTCGAATTCATTGTCATTCCTTAAATTCTGATACGTGAAATTCGTATTTATCGTGAACAGCTGCTTATAAGCATAACGCAGTTCTGCATCAATCCCACGATTGGTTACTTTACCTTCATTGCTAAACTTGCTCAAATATCTTCCATTACTTGCCCCAGGCAATACATTAGCCCGGATATAATCATTTGCATTACGAAAAATATAATTAGCCTGAATTTGAAAGAAATGTGTTTTATTTATTGCTGTAGTATAAGTTGCTCCAATATTGATATTATCACTACGCTCGGGTTTCAGTTCCAGATTTGCAACTGTCAGATATACATTACCAAAAAACTCATCATTATCAGGCAGGCGATAAGCCTTCTCGTAAGAAGCCTTTAACTGAAGATTTTCTGTTAAAAAATATGATCCCGCAAATCCATAACCTTGCTTAGATAAATCCGAGCTTCGCGAAAGAATAGTATAAGTGGTTATTTTAGTCGGATTATCAAAATCCCTGACTACATTATTACTCGTAATGTGTTGATTATATTGCTTGATAAAGGCAGTAAAATTCAGTTTTTCATTAAGATTTAAACGATAACCTAATCCCAATATATTCTTCCGGGAAATCTGAGGTTGTTTATCCTGCAGGTTGTCAGGATCAAAACGATTCAGTCCTTTCCTGTTGAAAGTGGAAAACTGATCGTTAAGAGATAAAGAATGACGGTCATTTATAGCATAATTAAGCCCTGCATTAGCCAGTCCATTGTTATTTTTAAACTTAAAATCAGCCAGGTCGCCTTCTCCACCAATAGCTTTAGGGTCGTTTCTGTTTCTGGGTACAGAAGACCCATCCCAGGTAAATTTTCTGGGAACTGTATCTACATTACGCTCTTCTCCAAAATTAAAATTTCCATTTACCCTTAAATCCAATCCTTTGACAAACAAATCCTTCTTCACATACTTTAAAGTAGGCTGTATAGTATTTCCAGATTTCCACCTTCCACCAAATACATCTTCCATCCTGTTGCCGACCTGTATGTCTGCTTTGTTTTGTCCCAAAGTAATACCTACCAATAACTGATCAGCATATTTTTTTCCGGACACACCAATATTTGCCACTACAGTTTCATTGTGATACCGATCATGAAATCTGCGCACTCTTGTCGGCGTATTTACTCCGGTGATGCTGTCTGTCACTCCTCCTGTTACCCAGTAATTATTATCAGAGTAGTTTTGAAAAGCACTTAACTGTGCAGTAAAACCAGATTTAGCCGTATAACCAGTATTAACTGAACTTTTATGCGTATTAAAAGAACCATAAGAATAAGAAGCATCCACATAGGTTCTGGGATCTGTATTCGTTACAATATTCACCGCTCCCCCCAAAGCATCACCACCAAGCCATACTGGAACTACTCCTTTATAAACTTCAATCCTGTCTGCAAAATTCACCGGGATATTATTTAACTGGAAAGAAGATCCAAAATTCTCCATCGGCATCCCATCCAGAAAGAACTTGACCTGGTTACCAGAAAACCCATTTAAGCTAAAAGTCATATTGGAGCCCACTCCACCAGACTCACGGACACGAGCACCAGAAACCCTGTTCATTACCTGTCCAAGATCCATAGTCGTATTGTGAAGCGCCTTTGCATCTATAGAGATTACATTATAAGCCTGCCTGTTCGTTTTCTGATTTTTACTGAAGCCAAGAATTGCGACTTCATCAATCTCCCTAACGTCCTGCTTAAGCCTGAAACTAATCACAGCCTCTCCTTGTGCGACAACTGTTAAGCTCTTCTCTTCTTTAGCATGTCCCAGTGAATGAATTTTCAGCTGATAAGTCCCCGCAGCTAATCCAGCAAAATGGAATTCTCCTTTTCCATCACTGACTGCAGTTTTATTTAAAGGTAATAACCGGATGATTGCACCTGGAATGACCTCAGATTGGTCATTATACACATTTCCTTTAATCGTGCTGTTCTTGCCACTCTGTGCCTGAACAAAAAAAATCAGGGCGCACAAAATACCCGTCAGAAAAATTTTCTTAATTTGCATTACTTTTAAATGATAAACGATTTAGAGGTAACCCCATTTGGGGATGAGTCATACAGGTACGAACTGTATGGCTCTTTTTATTTCTTTTTACATATTCTACCGCTGGTTTCCCTGCTTCTACTATACTATTATCATAAGCCGGGCTTTACCCCTACGACTATTTAGAATAATTTTAAATAAAATGAAATAAAGGCTTTAATCTGCTAATTTATCGATTCGGATGATCTCTCCATTTACAGTTATGCCACGTTTAAGTGTCCCCGAGCGGAGATTATAAATCCAGATTTGACTTTTATCATTCGCCTGATAAACTGATAGATAGGCGAAATTTTCATCCGCAGTAACGTTCATTATAAAATTAAGCATTAAAGGAGGCAGAGACAGTTTGATCCTTTTTTGCCTGCGAAGATCCAGTAACTCATAACGGGAAATCCTTTTCAGCATATAATCATCAAACTGAGTGATTTCAGAAGATTCCACAATCCTGGTCATAGCCAGCCCATGTCCCATATTATAAAGCGTATAAGCTTCCCGGGCGCCATGACTACCTAGTTTAAACAAGTAACCCGGATCAAACCCCTGAGCGCCTTTATTTAGCCTTAAAATGGCCGACGGAGCCGTAGGATGATTACCAGTTCTGCCACCAGGCTGCCCCAATACATAAGCAGTATCATTTAAGACCAGAGAATTGGAACTCCATAGATTATAACTTCCAGGCCAGGTAGTTCTCTTATCTTCAAAACTACTTTGTAATTTCAAGTCTGGGAAGCTAAAAACAGCAACATGGGTTGCATCATCAGGCGGATTAACATGCTCCCGCATAAAACCCTTTTGAAAAGTATAAAAGATAAAAAGTTTGTCTTTAACCAACTGAGCTGACATGCCCGTATAATTTACACCTTTTGGTGCTGGAGGAACTGCCAATAATCCATTCCGCAATATTTTCATCCCTTTCAGGTCTATTTCTATATAGCGGAACCGCTCATCAACAACGCTGCCCAATAAAATGGTATGGTCATTTACCCAGTTTACCCAGCCAGAATAAGGCTCCCAGGGAATTTTTTTCATGTCAATTGATTGCTCCAGAACTAAACCCTCTGCCGTTGCCCGGTATTTCAGCAAACTATGATCGGACATATCCATCAACAAATAGCAATGGTCATAAATAGCAATCGTCATTCCAGGCAGGTCAATGCCTTTAGGCTCAGGTTTCCCTTTCTGCATCTCATAAACAGGCATAAAACGCGTTACATCTTTCTCCTGATCATAAACAATCAGTCCAAAATTAAAGTCATCTTTTCCCTTGTGCCCATCACAAGCACAGATCAAAAGGAAAATAAATAAAAATAAAAGCCGAAAATTACCAGGTAAATACCGATTCACAACAATGGATTTAGAGGCCAAAATCTCTTTTCATATTCAATGCCAGTATTGGAGGCATATTCATGAGATTACGATTTTCTACGATCACCAGTTCATCATCCTTAAAAAGATAATGCGCCAGTAAATAAGACCTGCCCTTTCTTAAATTAAGTTTTTTAGACCAGGTCTGGCCCTCATTATTTTTAGATAGCACCAAAATCTCTTTGTCAGCAGAAGTTGTATTCCTGACCATCATATTTCCAGAAAAACTGATATCCAGCGTATCATTTCCCTGCTGCACTAACCTGACCATTCCATTTTGTCCTAAGCGGATCTTCAATCCATCAAACTCATTTTCATAAGATGGTCTGGATTGATCAAAATGAAACACCATCAACTGATCTCTTGAAGCACTTTTATGGAACCCAAAGAAATAAAACATGAGCAGTAAACTAGCAGCAACCAATAACTTAAACACCTTCTTTTTATAAAGCTTTGAATGCGCATGCTTTATGTTTTCTGCTTTGATTTTAGACCAGACTTCACCCTGTAAAGGAATATTATCCTCAGTTAGCTCCTCCGTATCAAAATCATCAGCTTCCCCTTCCATCCATTTTTCATAGATTCCGAGTTCTTCGTCAGAAGCATTGCCCGATAAACATTTTTTTAATAACTCCGGATTCATATAGTGCACTGCTGATTATAATTATCACAACTGACCTTTATCCCCCATTGCCAGCGCAGATAAAAGCAAATTATTTTAAGATAATGGATATTTTTCTAGTCCCTTTCGGATAAACTTCAGCGCTTTTGTCAATTGGTTTTCAACTGTTTTTTCAGAGATCAGCAGACTACCTGCAATTTCCTGGTTATTCAACCCTTTTTCTCTGCTCAATACATAGACCGCCTTACAGCGTTCGGGAAGACAATTGACTAATTTATCAATATCTTCTCTTAAAAACCGGTACAGAACTTCCTGCTCCGTCTGGTTATGATGACTAACCGTTTGTCTCAACAGCAATTCATCCATCTTTTTTGCCTTACGGACTTCATCACTGTAAACCCGGCTGATCCGGAAACGTACTGCACGAACCAGATAATTCTCTATCGTATCTTCACTAAGCAGCAAACTATCCTTACGCTGCCAGATAGAGGTAAATACCTCTTGCACCACCCCCTCAGCACGGTAAGCATCTCCAAGGTATTTATAACTCATTTGATATAATTTTTTCCAATAGCGTTCGTAAAGATGAAAAAAAGATGTTTCATCAATTCTAAGCTGATTCTTTAAATTATCCGGTGATTGTTCAGACACGATTTATGAGGAGTTTATTGGTCAAAGTTAAGATAATTTAGAATGATTCAAAACGGTGTAATAGGTAACGATTGTTCGCAGCCCACGCAGAACATTCCATGGATAGCTTTAAAGATCCATTAATGACGAACCTCTAATTAAATTATTTTTTCATTAAAAATTTATATATTAAGAATTCCCCAACTTAACCAAATAACCATTATGAAAAAGCTTTTAGCTTCGTTTGCGGCACTCTGCTTACTTGTCAGCAATCAAACCATATTTGCACAAACAGAACCTCTTATTTCTCCGCGTCCCTTAACGCTGGAAACAGCCCGGGGAACTTTTCAGCTTAATGCTGCGACAACAATTATTGCGGCTAAATCATTAACCACAGAAGCGGATTATCTAAAAGACAAACTCTCAGCTGCTGCCAGACTGAACCTTAAGATCAGCAGTACATCAAAAGCCGCAAATCATAAAATTATACTTGCACTGGAACAAAACCTATCAGCAACAGCCGGTAAAGAAGGTTACCAGCTTACTGTAAATGCTACAGGTGTCAAAATAACCGCAGCAGAAAAGGCTGGTTTATTTTACGGCATTCAAAGTTTGCTGCAATTAATTACACAGCAGGAAAATGGTAAAAATGTAACTATTCCTTTTGTAACTATTCAGGATAAACCACGCTTTAGCTGGCGTGCACTTA is a window encoding:
- a CDS encoding DUF4374 domain-containing protein, whose amino-acid sequence is MKKTTNFLMTGMLGMAVLLSACSKNTTPDAPVDPGKTGRSKYVFVYTGKGEGAATYIVSTDDITKGGVSSTNNGVEVDAWSFIVQNNTVFAQAYNEQGLVRPFRLNEQGKIFEAGRAVTTFRTGISGKVGNDFWVGGGDPRSSGVGELYRFDAVNLQLAGRSTTDLKKITGTGFNAVWTGLFEVNNKLYIPYYKFKHTPGGRVYEGEYGSLDSTWVAVFSYPELKYEKTISDDRTGFIGDWSSQQGLQQIENGDTYGWSTAMGDGEQRTSTKPSGIVRIKKGAEQFDKSYFFNIEAAVGTKICRGEYIGKGKFLMAVYTDAKATGGKIKMIIADVFNNTITPVPGVPVHEFGGFKLIVYAEPDGKTINYVMEDNAGEYYVYIINSDNGTVTRGAHIEGAAGVTAISKLTY
- a CDS encoding TonB-dependent receptor, which produces MQIKKIFLTGILCALIFFVQAQSGKNSTIKGNVYNDQSEVIPGAIIRLLPLNKTAVSDGKGEFHFAGLAAGTYQLKIHSLGHAKEEKSLTVVAQGEAVISFRLKQDVREIDEVAILGFSKNQKTNRQAYNVISIDAKALHNTTMDLGQVMNRVSGARVRESGGVGSNMTFSLNGFSGNQVKFFLDGMPMENFGSSFQLNNIPVNFADRIEVYKGVVPVWLGGDALGGAVNIVTNTDPRTYVDASYSYGSFNTHKSSVNTGYTAKSGFTAQLSAFQNYSDNNYWVTGGVTDSITGVNTPTRVRRFHDRYHNETVVANIGVSGKKYADQLLVGITLGQNKADIQVGNRMEDVFGGRWKSGNTIQPTLKYVKKDLFVKGLDLRVNGNFNFGEERNVDTVPRKFTWDGSSVPRNRNDPKAIGGEGDLADFKFKNNNGLANAGLNYAINDRHSLSLNDQFSTFNRKGLNRFDPDNLQDKQPQISRKNILGLGYRLNLNEKLNFTAFIKQYNQHITSNNVVRDFDNPTKITTYTILSRSSDLSKQGYGFAGSYFLTENLQLKASYEKAYRLPDNDEFFGNVYLTVANLELKPERSDNINIGATYTTAINKTHFFQIQANYIFRNANDYIRANVLPGASNGRYLSKFSNEGKVTNRGIDAELRYAYKQLFTINTNFTYQNLRNDNEFDRLISGGLSTTRSVIYRDRIPNTPYLFGNANGSFYFNDVLKKGNQLTVGYNVLFVNKFYLYWPGQGSKETKMVVPTQWAHDVNIIYAMAGGKYNIAVECLNLTDAQLFDNYALQKPSRAFNLKLRYYFSKKRGL
- a CDS encoding PepSY-associated TM helix domain-containing protein, which encodes MFKKINAWLHLWLGLASGIIVVIVSLTGCILVFEQEINNLLYPYLTVKPEVESRYLPPSQLAERLAKALPGKKAESIWYHGLDKSAQVTINSDSTVYMNPFSGEVLAVADHDAFFHFMDEGHRNFWMGRKVGKAVVGWGTFIFFLLLISGLILWYPKKWSKTNFNRSFKIKWDAKFKRLNYDLHNVLGFYSLLIAVVLACTGLIMSFSWFSKSVYWLSGGSMAKRVKQQEIKIIPPPDPIVYSSDKVWYKVRKEIAVHEKNSIIVSIPDHDDEAIYACTDMHNGSWRDLYFDPVTLEALPSSGKRLSELAFADWLRKSNYALHVGAIGGLFTKIIAFITSLICASLPITGFYVWWGKRKKTKKNKITTA
- a CDS encoding RNA polymerase sigma-70 factor; translation: MSEQSPDNLKNQLRIDETSFFHLYERYWKKLYQMSYKYLGDAYRAEGVVQEVFTSIWQRKDSLLLSEDTIENYLVRAVRFRISRVYSDEVRKAKKMDELLLRQTVSHHNQTEQEVLYRFLREDIDKLVNCLPERCKAVYVLSREKGLNNQEIAGSLLISEKTVENQLTKALKFIRKGLEKYPLS
- a CDS encoding outer membrane beta-barrel family protein, with the translated sequence MKIILTLISFFLFTQLNAQTHQVRGHLTDEHQKPVNYAGIFLLSAADSTKVKAVVSDSAGHFNLSNVPKGKYFVKISFIGYQHYKSGPLELNGTELVFNLGRIRLVAEQMSLNTVEIKANKATIVQQLDRMVMNVENSVMAEGGTALALLNKAPGVTMSESGELSLKGRPGTMVMINGKPTYLSGNQLANLLRGTASNTISRIEIMASPSSKYDAAGNGGIVNIILKKQTKAGLNGTVSANGGAGRLARLGGGTSLNYRTEKVSFFGNYNYFYQDLKGSDDVKRDFYRDGMGAGKIPYSSSVQRMDEKAKLRSHNFQAGMELFLNEKNTLGFMVNGGVGKYPAVKPTRNRLYNNETGDVIWDAHTNTIGKERWTDMLYNINYKHLFNDKGHELTADIDYVSHFSKMDQQLDTRFMGTQQLFLPALKSRIGDLPSDNDIYVGKIDYVLPAGKLGKLEAGWKGSVVRMVNNLKYDTLQNGTYVPDHSTSNDFIYKEQIQAGYVNLKKDIGKFSIQAGLRGEYTDTKGHQLTTDSLVKRSYFKLFPSVFLTQEINDKNRVQLSYSKRIERPGYWDMNPFRVYMDPFSYEEGNPYLLPSIVNAFELSYGFRSRYYTTLTYNASTDVISSLVGGDSNLAFQRPENLATFKNYGISFTASVDFTKWWSGTHFANLFSNDFSIAAPEGEQRIKGTSFTFDSQNTFKLGNGWKAELSGMYKSKVVSGVFTTKSYYMVSAGGQKEILKDRGTLKLLVNDIFQSKQIKQSATYGNISAYSHSRPDSRAVVLSFSYRFGGDGAGGKQRSTASEDLKGRLK